In one window of Methanolobus mangrovi DNA:
- a CDS encoding DUF2341 domain-containing protein, producing MQTCTALTYSGGGEWNYSEEISIRENSGNNLINYQIPIVLNSSNFDFSLASSEGEDIRFSSGDKQLQHWIEEWNVAREEAVVWVKVPSIAAEGTAKITMHYGNPDATDISSSASTFEFYDDFSGSSLFGNWESYTTGGSELKVSNGVCNLIVPKFHPEDVVSIKSKDEFPVNSMFVAKRKKTTTGTDSRGPVITQGFVDPQRETKNQVLTSTELQNETKVIWILENSKSDARYFPRDLTAVNVAEGDWYTIGVAWYMEDEFGKIAWFKNGVRDSRMDLAATEENNYIPVTDMKVYLFASTYSDVSDNTGYASFDYVYVRKFVSEEPTVMFAGTMAEEETVTEAEPVRINITPASGLISAIRIFDTADYDDTAIVDLKDSGINTVMLLTDGDNVWNLERFVKKAHDNDMQVYAMIFNDPKSDSDEDNSVYVKDVLEQVMDYNSKSLSAFDGVNIALDPCSEDPEEACALNLLILEDAREIAGDKLAVAIDIPSSYALADIPAVSANADLIILQTYSLDESYPQTKDEIIDSIASKMGEIRISDSKALIGIAVNEGFMTDADVQSLLEELQDYYAEDTAFMGTSIVVYEDYEEYSMIPETTEESKGIPGFSGLFAIIGLLAVSYWQKRR from the coding sequence GTGCAAACATGCACTGCATTGACATATTCAGGTGGAGGGGAATGGAACTATTCTGAAGAGATAAGTATCAGGGAAAACTCAGGGAACAACCTGATAAATTACCAGATACCCATAGTTCTTAACAGTTCTAATTTTGATTTTTCCCTCGCAAGTTCAGAAGGTGAAGACATACGTTTTTCCTCTGGTGATAAGCAACTTCAGCACTGGATAGAAGAATGGAATGTTGCAAGAGAGGAAGCGGTTGTATGGGTAAAGGTTCCGTCCATTGCGGCAGAAGGCACTGCAAAAATAACAATGCACTATGGCAATCCTGATGCAACGGATATAAGCAGCAGTGCTTCTACTTTTGAATTCTATGATGATTTCAGTGGCTCCAGTTTATTTGGAAACTGGGAGTCGTATACCACAGGTGGAAGTGAGCTAAAAGTTTCCAATGGCGTATGCAATCTGATAGTTCCAAAATTCCATCCGGAGGATGTTGTGAGTATCAAATCCAAGGACGAGTTCCCTGTAAACTCCATGTTCGTAGCCAAAAGAAAGAAAACCACTACAGGAACCGATAGTCGTGGTCCTGTTATAACACAGGGATTTGTGGATCCACAAAGAGAGACAAAGAACCAGGTATTAACATCTACCGAACTTCAGAATGAGACAAAAGTTATCTGGATACTTGAAAACTCCAAAAGCGATGCACGTTATTTCCCAAGAGACCTTACAGCCGTCAATGTAGCCGAAGGTGACTGGTACACAATTGGTGTTGCATGGTATATGGAAGATGAATTTGGTAAGATTGCCTGGTTCAAGAATGGTGTGAGAGATAGCAGAATGGACCTTGCAGCAACAGAAGAGAACAATTATATTCCTGTTACAGATATGAAGGTATATCTTTTTGCAAGCACCTATTCCGATGTTTCTGATAATACCGGTTACGCATCCTTTGATTATGTCTACGTGCGGAAATTTGTTTCTGAAGAACCCACTGTGATGTTCGCAGGCACTATGGCAGAGGAAGAAACAGTTACAGAAGCAGAGCCTGTCAGGATAAATATAACCCCTGCAAGCGGTCTGATAAGTGCAATTCGCATCTTCGATACGGCAGATTATGATGACACTGCTATCGTCGATCTCAAGGACAGCGGAATAAATACTGTAATGTTGCTTACCGATGGTGATAATGTATGGAACCTGGAAAGATTTGTGAAGAAAGCTCATGACAATGATATGCAGGTCTATGCAATGATATTCAATGACCCTAAGAGTGATTCAGATGAGGATAACTCTGTGTATGTCAAAGATGTGCTGGAGCAGGTCATGGATTACAACAGCAAGTCACTTTCAGCTTTTGATGGTGTTAACATTGCACTTGATCCGTGCAGCGAGGACCCCGAGGAAGCCTGTGCCTTGAACCTTCTCATTCTTGAGGATGCGCGTGAAATCGCAGGAGACAAACTTGCTGTGGCTATTGATATTCCTTCATCATATGCTCTGGCAGATATTCCCGCGGTTTCAGCAAATGCAGATCTCATAATCCTCCAGACATATTCTCTGGATGAGAGCTACCCTCAAACCAAGGACGAAATCATAGATTCCATAGCATCAAAGATGGGTGAGATCAGGATATCTGATTCAAAAGCACTTATTGGAATTGCAGTAAATGAAGGTTTCATGACCGATGCCGATGTCCAGAGCTTACTGGAAGAGCTTCAGGATTACTATGCAGAAGATACTGCATTCATGGGTACTTCCATAGTTGTCTATGAAGATTACGAGGAGTATAGCATGATCCCTGAAACAACAGAGGAAAGCAAAGGAATACCAGGATTCTCCGGACTATTCGCCATTATCGGACTGCTGGCAGTATCATACTGGCAAAAAAGAAGATGA
- a CDS encoding AMP-binding protein, which translates to MPFTNDTVGVFFEKMVMNDPDREFLVYPDRDLRFTYKEFDERVNMLAKGLIEIGIGKGDHVGIWATNVPDWLTFLFATSKIGAVFVTVNTAYKIHEVEYVMKQADLKAIAIIDGFRDVSYIDTIYELVPELKTQSRGNLKSEKFPFLKNVIFIGQEKHRGMYSTRELLLLGQHGSDEDIHRIMQTLDKNDVINMQYTSGTTGFPKGVMLTHYNILNNGYYIGERQKFTEEDRVCLPVPLFHCFGIVLGVLATLTHGGTLVLLELFDPLMVLAAVQKEKCTALYGVPTMFIAEFSHPMFKMFDLSSLRTGIMAGSPCPIEAMKRVINDMNCKDITIAYGLTEASPVFTQTSTDDPIERRVSTVGTAMPEIEVKIVNPETGETVGPDVQGEICCRGYNVMKGYYKMPEMTDLAIDKDGWLHSGDLATVDDEGYYRITGRIKDMIIRGGENIYPREIEEFLFTMPGVKSAQVVGIPDEKYGEIVGAFVIPEEGTELTEEDVRDYSLSKIARYKVPKHVFFVDDYPLTASGKVQKFKLRDLAVELLKNEE; encoded by the coding sequence ATGCCTTTTACAAATGATACAGTGGGCGTTTTTTTTGAGAAAATGGTCATGAATGACCCTGACAGGGAGTTTTTGGTCTATCCGGACAGGGACCTGAGATTCACCTATAAAGAATTCGACGAACGCGTCAACATGCTGGCCAAGGGTCTTATAGAAATTGGGATTGGAAAAGGTGACCATGTAGGCATTTGGGCTACAAACGTGCCTGACTGGCTTACCTTCCTTTTCGCAACATCAAAGATAGGAGCCGTTTTCGTCACGGTAAATACAGCATACAAGATACACGAAGTCGAGTATGTCATGAAACAGGCTGACCTGAAAGCCATTGCCATAATCGACGGTTTCAGGGATGTTAGTTACATTGATACGATCTATGAACTGGTTCCTGAGCTTAAGACACAAAGTCGTGGAAATCTTAAAAGCGAGAAATTCCCTTTCCTGAAAAATGTTATTTTCATCGGTCAGGAAAAACACAGAGGAATGTACAGTACTCGTGAACTGCTCCTTCTGGGACAGCATGGAAGCGATGAAGATATCCATAGGATCATGCAGACACTTGATAAGAATGATGTGATCAATATGCAGTACACATCAGGAACAACAGGTTTCCCTAAAGGTGTCATGCTCACTCATTACAATATACTTAACAACGGTTACTACATCGGTGAAAGACAGAAATTCACAGAAGAAGACAGGGTTTGTCTTCCGGTCCCGCTTTTCCATTGCTTTGGAATTGTGCTCGGTGTACTTGCAACTCTCACACATGGCGGCACACTGGTGTTACTTGAACTGTTCGACCCGCTTATGGTGCTGGCTGCTGTCCAGAAAGAGAAATGTACAGCCCTTTACGGCGTACCGACAATGTTCATTGCAGAGTTCAGCCATCCGATGTTCAAGATGTTTGACCTTTCCTCACTCAGGACTGGTATCATGGCAGGTTCACCATGCCCGATAGAGGCCATGAAACGTGTTATCAATGACATGAACTGCAAGGACATTACCATTGCCTACGGACTTACTGAAGCATCACCCGTATTTACACAGACTAGTACAGATGATCCTATAGAACGACGTGTCAGTACGGTAGGAACAGCCATGCCTGAGATCGAAGTGAAGATTGTAAATCCCGAGACGGGAGAGACTGTCGGACCGGATGTCCAGGGCGAGATATGCTGTCGCGGTTACAATGTCATGAAAGGATACTACAAGATGCCTGAAATGACTGACCTTGCAATTGATAAGGACGGATGGCTGCACAGCGGAGATCTTGCAACAGTTGACGATGAAGGATACTACCGCATTACCGGTCGTATAAAGGATATGATAATCCGTGGCGGCGAGAATATCTATCCCAGGGAGATAGAAGAGTTCCTGTTCACCATGCCAGGCGTCAAGAGTGCACAGGTCGTTGGCATACCTGATGAGAAATACGGAGAGATAGTCGGAGCCTTTGTAATTCCCGAGGAAGGAACTGAACTTACCGAAGAGGATGTCAGGGACTATAGTCTGTCAAAGATAGCACGTTACAAAGTTCCGAAACATGTTTTCTTTGTAGATGATTATCCGCTTACTGCAAGTGGAAAAGTCCAGAAGTTCAAACTCAGGGACCTGGCAGTTGAGCTTCTGAAAAATGAAGAATAA
- a CDS encoding acyl-CoA thioesterase — MFKTTVTPRFGDIDGLKHANNIAIAIWFEQARNPVFRLFTPDLDLSYEKWKLIMARTEYNYVGEMFYGSDVDIITYISKIGNSSFTVTQEAWQNDKIGAIGRSTIVHYDFINKKSVPVPDDIRKELEEHLQEESDSCK, encoded by the coding sequence ATGTTTAAAACAACTGTTACTCCAAGATTCGGTGATATTGACGGATTGAAACACGCTAACAATATTGCCATTGCCATATGGTTCGAACAGGCACGTAATCCTGTATTCAGACTGTTCACTCCTGACCTTGACCTCAGCTATGAGAAATGGAAATTGATCATGGCAAGGACAGAGTACAATTATGTAGGTGAAATGTTCTACGGATCGGATGTCGATATAATTACTTACATATCAAAGATTGGAAACTCATCATTCACAGTTACCCAGGAAGCATGGCAAAATGATAAAATTGGTGCAATAGGCAGATCCACTATCGTTCACTACGATTTCATCAATAAGAAGTCAGTCCCCGTACCTGATGACATAAGGAAAGAGCTTGAAGAGCACCTGCAGGAAGAAAGTGATAGTTGTAAATGA
- a CDS encoding helix-turn-helix domain-containing protein, whose product MAEKNILGNKIRQIREMQKMSVEELANNSNTSTELVEQLENGALVPSLTPLMQIARALGVRLGTFLDDAAHNGPVVTKDGASKNVVRFSGNCDACEISTLDFFSLATDKADRHMEPFIIDVHPPKSGDAKQSSHEGEEFIYVLNGQIEILYGKDSFKLSTGDSIYYDSIVPHHVHAVGSEDAKILAVVYAPY is encoded by the coding sequence ATGGCAGAAAAGAATATACTGGGAAACAAGATCCGCCAGATACGTGAAATGCAGAAAATGTCTGTGGAAGAGCTGGCAAACAATAGTAACACAAGCACCGAGCTTGTCGAGCAACTTGAGAACGGAGCACTTGTTCCTTCATTGACTCCACTTATGCAGATCGCGAGAGCCCTGGGAGTTCGTTTGGGAACTTTCCTTGATGATGCTGCTCACAACGGACCTGTAGTTACTAAAGACGGTGCTTCAAAGAACGTAGTAAGATTCTCCGGCAATTGTGATGCTTGCGAGATAAGTACTCTTGACTTCTTTTCACTTGCAACTGACAAAGCTGACAGGCACATGGAGCCTTTTATCATTGACGTCCATCCCCCAAAATCAGGAGATGCAAAACAATCATCTCACGAGGGAGAAGAGTTCATTTACGTACTCAACGGCCAGATTGAGATCCTTTATGGAAAGGACAGCTTCAAACTCTCAACCGGCGACAGTATATATTACGATTCAATAGTTCCTCATCATGTCCATGCAGTGGGCAGTGAAGATGCAAAGATACTGGCAGTCGTATATGCACCTTACTAA
- a CDS encoding hydantoinase/oxoprolinase family protein has protein sequence MHFGLGIDAGGTYTDAVLIRGSDGAIVDSKKAFTTYPDLQEGIKNVLDSLDQELLKDVNLVSVSTTLSTNSLLEGTGTAVGLIIVGEQPAQTEFPSQYVLCASGGHDTRGDEACELDLSSIEDFILWTKTKVSAYAVSAYFGVRNPEHELKVKELITKMTGMPVVCGYELSQELGAYERAVTAVLNAQLIPITYQFVNSVVKDIRARGINARLLMLKCDGSVYNIEDALEKPIETIFSGPAASLLGASYLSKMETCAVIDIGGTSTDVSMLYNGVPEISVSGAVVGGWKTRVRAMKMETSATGGDSHIWIKDEKVRIGPKRVIPLCVASKIYPGFTSKLKRSRVISRTTMDENFQPTKFFVRTGYEASDVDDNEKEILTFMGSDPISVTEMSTVMSKTTSSKVLDSLVKKRLIQGIGFTPTDALHVLGIYTKWDVSASEIGALNLSKYIQKGKYDFCSHVRELVAKNMAADLMSYILPHHPAEMIDDLLSHEYPAKFKVELPVVLLGGPAQAYDSELRSLIEADVVVPEFADVGNAVGALAGKGVKRIEISIMPASIENPDEDFLLFSPVGRERFQRYADAVEFATKLGTELVLDYEMRCGILKQDTKITVSKKTTSPDNWSHPPLTTRVIVVGIGNPMMVLKD, from the coding sequence ATGCACTTTGGTCTTGGTATCGATGCCGGTGGGACATATACGGATGCAGTACTCATACGAGGCTCAGACGGAGCTATCGTGGATTCGAAAAAGGCTTTTACAACATATCCTGATTTGCAGGAAGGAATAAAGAATGTACTTGATTCACTGGATCAGGAACTTTTGAAGGATGTAAATCTTGTTTCCGTTTCTACTACCCTTTCAACAAATTCTCTTCTAGAAGGTACGGGAACAGCTGTTGGTCTTATAATCGTGGGTGAACAACCGGCACAAACAGAATTTCCATCACAGTATGTTCTGTGTGCTTCAGGCGGCCATGATACCAGAGGTGATGAGGCCTGTGAACTTGACCTTTCTTCAATCGAAGATTTCATTCTCTGGACAAAAACAAAGGTCTCAGCGTATGCTGTTTCAGCATATTTTGGTGTCCGAAACCCGGAGCATGAGCTGAAGGTCAAAGAGCTTATCACTAAAATGACCGGAATGCCGGTAGTATGTGGATATGAACTATCCCAGGAACTTGGTGCCTATGAGAGGGCGGTCACTGCTGTCTTGAATGCACAGCTGATACCTATAACATACCAGTTCGTCAATTCTGTTGTCAAAGATATAAGAGCAAGGGGGATCAATGCCCGTCTTCTGATGCTCAAGTGTGATGGTTCTGTCTATAATATAGAAGATGCCCTTGAAAAACCAATCGAAACCATCTTTTCCGGACCTGCTGCAAGTCTTCTTGGTGCTTCATATCTCTCTAAAATGGAAACCTGTGCTGTTATCGATATTGGAGGAACCAGTACCGATGTTTCCATGCTGTACAATGGTGTTCCTGAAATAAGTGTATCGGGTGCTGTTGTAGGCGGGTGGAAAACACGTGTAAGGGCCATGAAGATGGAAACCTCTGCAACAGGTGGTGACAGCCATATATGGATCAAGGATGAGAAGGTGAGAATTGGTCCGAAAAGAGTGATACCACTTTGTGTTGCATCGAAGATATATCCTGGATTTACCAGCAAACTCAAAAGAAGCAGGGTTATTTCCAGAACAACTATGGATGAGAACTTCCAGCCTACCAAGTTCTTTGTAAGGACAGGTTATGAGGCTTCAGATGTTGATGATAATGAAAAGGAAATTCTTACATTTATGGGAAGTGACCCCATCTCAGTTACTGAGATGTCAACTGTTATGAGCAAGACCACATCCTCAAAAGTACTGGATTCACTTGTCAAAAAAAGGCTCATTCAGGGAATCGGATTTACACCCACCGATGCATTGCATGTGCTTGGGATTTACACAAAATGGGATGTCAGTGCGTCTGAGATTGGTGCACTCAATCTTTCAAAATATATCCAGAAGGGAAAATATGATTTTTGCAGTCATGTAAGGGAACTTGTGGCAAAGAACATGGCAGCCGATCTTATGTCCTATATCCTGCCACACCATCCGGCTGAAATGATAGATGATCTGTTGAGTCACGAATATCCTGCCAAATTCAAAGTTGAATTGCCGGTGGTATTGCTTGGAGGTCCTGCACAGGCATACGACAGTGAGCTCAGGTCCCTTATAGAAGCAGATGTGGTGGTACCTGAGTTTGCAGATGTTGGAAATGCAGTGGGTGCTCTTGCCGGAAAAGGTGTGAAAAGAATTGAGATATCAATAATGCCTGCTTCCATTGAGAATCCTGATGAGGATTTCCTGCTTTTTTCTCCTGTGGGGAGGGAACGTTTCCAGAGATATGCTGATGCAGTGGAATTTGCAACAAAACTTGGAACCGAACTTGTACTGGATTATGAGATGCGGTGTGGAATACTAAAACAAGATACAAAGATAACCGTGTCTAAAAAGACCACATCACCTGATAACTGGTCCCATCCTCCACTGACGACACGGGTAATAGTTGTAGGTATAGGAAATCCTATGATGGTCCTGAAGGACTAG
- a CDS encoding NAD-dependent protein deacylase, whose protein sequence is MHRLAELLESSKNCVFLSGAGISTLSGIPDFRGSNGLYTRYDANKIFDLECFRNDPAYFYSHAMDFIYNLDSKKPNIIHNTLATLEKEGFVKAVITQNIDLLHQKAGSINVIEIHGSPANHRCVSCNRDYSYDEICEMLKKEPVPYCSECNGLIKPDITFFGEMLDHNSFTKAVEASSGADIFVVIGSSLVVQPAASLPLYSLEAGGKLVIINNMPTPLDRYAVLKYNELGEVFNYLSDHFRER, encoded by the coding sequence ATGCACAGATTGGCGGAACTTCTGGAAAGCTCGAAAAACTGTGTTTTCCTGAGCGGAGCTGGAATTTCTACCTTATCAGGTATACCTGATTTCAGGGGTAGCAATGGTCTGTACACAAGATATGATGCGAATAAGATATTCGATCTTGAATGTTTTCGTAATGATCCCGCTTATTTTTATTCACATGCAATGGACTTCATCTATAATCTGGATAGCAAGAAGCCTAATATTATTCACAATACTCTGGCCACTCTGGAAAAAGAAGGATTTGTTAAGGCTGTCATTACCCAGAATATTGATCTGCTGCACCAGAAAGCAGGGTCTATTAATGTTATAGAGATCCATGGTTCACCTGCAAATCACAGATGTGTCTCCTGTAACAGGGATTATTCCTATGATGAGATTTGTGAAATGTTAAAAAAAGAACCAGTTCCTTATTGTTCTGAGTGTAATGGGCTGATCAAACCAGACATCACGTTCTTTGGGGAAATGCTTGATCATAATTCGTTTACAAAAGCCGTAGAAGCAAGTTCAGGAGCAGATATTTTTGTGGTAATCGGCTCATCACTTGTGGTCCAGCCAGCAGCCAGTCTTCCACTCTATTCACTGGAAGCCGGGGGAAAGCTTGTAATAATCAATAACATGCCTACTCCCCTGGACAGATATGCGGTTCTTAAGTATAATGAGCTTGGAGAGGTTTTCAATTATCTTTCCGATCATTTCAGGGAGAGATAA
- a CDS encoding TfoX/Sxy family protein encodes MGDLVKLPNIGKKIEEQLEQVGVETPAELAKLGSRKVFERIMTIDETSCINKLYALEGAILGMRWHDLPENEKMALKEYYLSLK; translated from the coding sequence ATGGGTGATCTTGTCAAACTTCCAAATATCGGCAAAAAGATAGAAGAACAGCTTGAGCAGGTCGGAGTAGAAACTCCGGCTGAACTTGCCAAGCTTGGAAGCAGGAAAGTATTCGAAAGAATAATGACCATCGATGAAACCTCATGTATAAACAAGCTCTATGCACTGGAAGGAGCCATTCTGGGGATGCGATGGCATGATCTTCCTGAAAATGAAAAGATGGCTCTTAAAGAGTATTATCTCTCCCTGAAATGA
- a CDS encoding pirin family protein: MIKIVKSNERHLVDTESSQSYWLFSYADYLDMKNTHFGDLKVFNDDTLLAGKAFKPESVDNKEIITIILEGELTHEDSTGAKEVLKAGDVQVMSAGEGISFSGMNLTDKDTRLCRMWINPLRENMAPTSNKKNFDVMSQKNELVHVAGQGYPGALKIRANVTVSIAKLEKGQMFDLLTDIARYVFIYVIEGELDVCGEKLEIYDQARINQNEPLIIKAESDSFFILVDATGKY, translated from the coding sequence ATGATAAAGATTGTAAAATCAAACGAAAGACATCTTGTGGATACCGAATCATCACAAAGTTACTGGCTCTTTTCCTATGCGGATTATCTGGACATGAAGAACACTCACTTTGGAGACCTTAAGGTCTTTAACGATGATACTTTACTGGCAGGAAAAGCATTTAAGCCGGAATCCGTCGACAACAAAGAAATAATCACGATCATTCTCGAAGGAGAACTGACCCATGAAGACAGTACAGGAGCAAAAGAGGTCCTGAAAGCCGGTGATGTACAGGTTATGTCTGCTGGTGAAGGCATATCATTTTCAGGAATGAATCTCACAGACAAAGACACACGCCTTTGCAGGATGTGGATCAATCCATTAAGAGAGAACATGGCACCTACATCAAATAAAAAGAACTTTGATGTGATGTCACAGAAGAACGAACTTGTTCATGTTGCCGGACAGGGATACCCAGGTGCTCTCAAAATACGTGCTAATGTAACTGTTTCTATTGCAAAACTGGAGAAGGGACAGATGTTCGACCTTCTAACCGATATCGCCAGATATGTTTTCATCTATGTGATTGAAGGAGAGCTTGATGTATGCGGGGAAAAACTTGAAATTTATGATCAGGCTCGTATAAACCAGAATGAGCCATTGATCATCAAAGCAGAAAGTGACTCCTTTTTCATTCTTGTGGATGCCACCGGTAAATACTGA
- a CDS encoding Hsp20/alpha crystallin family protein yields the protein MNDKDHYSGDDDSQDKIASIDELIEHIMKMFASSIKQNGGKPVIHGFTIINQPGKKPTIFGFRGQHGVEPFEYEDDDEETEGDFYIFNQEPFIDVFEAENKVFLMADLGVEENSVEYHSYESHVELTVITSGTGYSKVIDLPCKVDPTSMISSYRNGVLELVFENAAEE from the coding sequence ATGAATGACAAGGATCATTACTCCGGTGATGACGATTCACAGGATAAGATTGCAAGCATTGATGAACTGATAGAGCACATCATGAAAATGTTCGCCAGCAGTATCAAGCAAAATGGCGGCAAACCTGTGATCCATGGTTTTACAATAATCAACCAGCCAGGAAAAAAGCCGACAATATTTGGCTTTAGAGGTCAACATGGAGTTGAACCCTTCGAGTACGAAGATGACGATGAAGAAACTGAGGGAGATTTCTATATCTTCAACCAGGAACCTTTCATAGATGTCTTTGAGGCAGAGAATAAGGTATTCCTGATGGCAGATCTCGGAGTTGAAGAAAATAGTGTGGAATATCACTCTTACGAGTCCCATGTGGAACTAACCGTTATAACCAGTGGTACCGGCTATTCAAAAGTAATAGACCTCCCATGCAAAGTGGACCCGACAAGCATGATCTCAAGCTACAGGAACGGTGTACTTGAACTTGTGTTTGAAAATGCCGCTGAAGAATAA
- a CDS encoding diaminopimelate decarboxylase: MVSKQVPFTKEKLTEIIEKYPTPFHIYDEKGIIENSRKLKEAFSEVNGFKEYFAVKALPNPYIMKLLKAEGFGADCSSLPELLLAENTGIVGENIMFSSNDTPEEEFIKAKELGAIINLDDISHIEFLEEVAGLPEIVCCRYNPGPLKEGNAIIGNPEEAKYGFTREQLFEGYRMMKEKGVKRFGMHTMVASNELDPEYFIETAKILFELIAELSKELDIKFEFVNLGGGIGIPYRPDQEPVPYDVIAKGVRKAYDEIIRGNGLHPLKIFLECGRVITGPYGYLVTTVRHLKHIYKDYVGTDACMANLMRPALYGSYHHITVMGKENEEASQLYDVTGSLCENNDKFAIDRLLPEVTRGDVLVIHDAGAHGHAMGFNYNGKLRSAEILLRSDGSFVEIRRAETVDDYFATLDMSGLSAFE, encoded by the coding sequence ATGGTGTCAAAACAAGTTCCTTTCACAAAGGAAAAGCTAACAGAGATAATTGAAAAGTATCCTACACCTTTTCATATTTACGATGAGAAGGGAATCATTGAGAATTCAAGAAAGCTCAAAGAAGCATTCAGTGAAGTAAACGGTTTCAAGGAATATTTTGCTGTAAAAGCCCTGCCAAATCCGTATATCATGAAGCTGCTCAAGGCCGAGGGTTTTGGTGCTGACTGCAGTTCCCTTCCGGAACTTCTGCTTGCAGAAAATACCGGAATTGTTGGCGAGAATATCATGTTCAGTTCCAACGACACTCCTGAAGAGGAGTTCATCAAGGCAAAGGAACTGGGAGCTATCATAAACCTCGATGATATCAGCCATATTGAGTTCCTCGAAGAGGTTGCCGGATTACCTGAGATCGTCTGTTGTCGTTACAATCCAGGTCCTCTTAAGGAAGGAAACGCTATCATCGGTAATCCTGAGGAAGCAAAATACGGTTTTACAAGGGAGCAGCTTTTCGAAGGCTACCGGATGATGAAGGAAAAAGGTGTCAAAAGGTTCGGTATGCACACAATGGTGGCTTCCAATGAACTGGACCCTGAGTATTTCATTGAGACTGCAAAGATACTCTTCGAGCTGATAGCTGAGCTATCAAAGGAACTTGATATCAAATTCGAGTTTGTGAACCTTGGCGGTGGAATAGGTATTCCTTACAGGCCTGACCAGGAACCAGTACCTTATGATGTCATTGCTAAAGGTGTCAGAAAGGCTTATGATGAGATCATCAGAGGAAATGGCCTCCATCCACTGAAGATATTCCTGGAATGTGGAAGGGTAATTACCGGACCATACGGTTATCTTGTGACCACTGTTCGCCACCTGAAACATATCTACAAGGACTACGTGGGTACTGATGCATGCATGGCCAACCTCATGCGTCCGGCTCTGTATGGTTCATACCATCATATCACTGTGATGGGAAAGGAAAACGAGGAAGCTTCACAGCTTTACGATGTCACTGGTTCACTTTGTGAGAACAATGACAAGTTTGCCATTGACAGGCTCCTTCCTGAAGTTACCAGAGGAGATGTCCTTGTAATTCATGATGCAGGAGCACACGGTCATGCTATGGGTTTCAACTATAACGGCAAACTCAGGTCAGCAGAGATACTCCTGAGATCCGATGGAAGTTTTGTAGAGATAAGAAGGGCAGAAACAGTGGATGACTATTTTGCAACACTGGATATGTCAGGTCTTTCTGCCTTTGAATGA